In Brachyhypopomus gauderio isolate BG-103 chromosome 11, BGAUD_0.2, whole genome shotgun sequence, a single genomic region encodes these proteins:
- the fibpa gene encoding fibroblast growth factor (acidic) intracellular binding protein a isoform X1 — MLLVVNTAAVVKMSVELDVFVGNTTIMDKEVYQLWLNGYTVSDAVKVRMEGGVMEECEASADVLLSDTMDQFRTFQMCERLLQNPAKLANQLLFQIPPDRQAMLIERYYAFDDAFVREVLGKKLSKGTKKDLDDVSAKTGITLKSCRRQFDNFKRVFKVVEELKGPLVENIKQHFLLPDPLARDYAAIVFFANNRFETGKKKLQYLTFHDFAFCAGQLINNWTVGAVDNMVEDMDVDLDKEFLQDLKDLKILIADKDLLDQHKSLVCVALRGKTKVFNEMEANFKNLSRGLVNIAAKLTNPKDVRDFFIDLIEKFIEPCRSDRWTATDVNLYLTHYTNSAHILDSFKHQTVWTRYMGVIKSCILRMYHE; from the exons ATGTTATTGGTAGTTAACACAGCTGCAGTGGTGAAGATGTCAGTAGAGCTGGACGTGTTTGTgggtaacaccaccatcatggaCAAGGAGGTGTATCAGTTATGGCTGAATGGATATACAG TGAGCGATGCAGTAAAAGTGCGGATGGagggaggagtgatggaggagtgtgaggcaagtgctgatgtcctgctgagCGACACTATGGATCAGTTCCGAACCTTCCAGATGTGCGAGAGGCTTCTGCAAAATCCAGCAAAACTCGCTAACCAGCTCCTGTTCCAGATTCCACCAGATCGGCAAGCAATGCTGATCGAAAG ATATTATGCTTTTGACGATGCCTTTGTTCGCGAGGTCCTGGGAAAGAAACTGTCCAAAGGGACAAAAAAGGACCTCGATGATGTTAGTGCAAAGACTGGCATCACTCTGAAGAGTTGcaggaggcag TTTGACAACTTCAAGCGTGTTTTCAAAGTGGTGGAGGAACTCAAGGGCCCCCTGGTGGAAAACATAAAGCAACACTTCCTGCTCCCTGACCCGCTAGCGAG gGATTATGCTGCCATAGTGTTCTTTGCCAATAATCGTTTTGAGACAGGAAAAAAGAAGCTTCAGTATCTCACCTTCCATGACTTTGCCTTCTGTGCTGGACAGCTCATCAACAATTGGACAGTTGGAGCTGTGG ATAACATGGTGGAAGACATGGATGTGGACCTCGACAAAGAGTTCCTTCAAGACCTCAAAGATCTCAAAATTTTAATCGCAGATAAGGATCTTTTGGATCAGCACAAAAG TCTAGTATGCGTAGCTCTGCGGGGAAAAACCAAAGTTTTCAATGAAATGGAAGCCAATTTTAAG AATCTTTCCAGAGGCCTTGTCAATATTGCTGCCAAATTAACAAATCCAAAAGATGTCCGTGATTTCTTCATAGATCTTATAGAAAAG TTCATTGAGCCTTGCAGGTCAGACAGATGGACAGCTACAGACGTCAACCTCTACCTCACCCACTACACAAACTCAGCCCACATATTAGACAGCTTCAA GCACCAGACCGTCTGGACAAGGTACATGGGAGTGATCAAAAGCTGCATACTCAGAATGTATCACGAGTAA
- the ccdc85b gene encoding coiled-coil domain-containing protein 85B → MGSDGEVLNRELAKMSDEDLLSCSKEELVNRLRKEESEKMSALIQRGRLIKEVNKQLQGHLLEIRELKVINQRLQEENQELRDLCCFLDDDRLKVKKLAREWQLFGHHAAKVMREDLGGYLKKLADLERMQDGLVKENLDLKELCLVLEEECVSRSDSSPGGSTELNLPCMVARDLGDGSSSTGSVGSPDQLHLVCSPDD, encoded by the coding sequence ATGGGGAGCGACGGCGAAGTCTTAAACCGAGAGTTGGCAAAAATGTCCGACGAGGATCTACTGTCTTGTTCTAAAGAAGAACTGGTGAACCGGCTGCGCAAGGAGGAGTCGGAGAAGATGTCAGCCCTCATACAACGTGGTCGCCTAATTAAAGAAGTAAATAAACAACTTCAGGGACATCTGCTTGAAATCAGGGAGCTCAAAGTCATCAACCAGCGGCTTCAAGAGGAGAACCAAGAACTGCGTGATTTATGCTGCTTTCTGGACGACGACCGGCTGAAAGTAAAGAAGCTCGCCAGAGAGTGGCAGTTGTTCGGGCACCACGCTGCAAAAGTCATGCGCGAAGACCTGGGCGGCTACCTGAAGAAACTCGCCGACCTCGAGCGGATGCAAGACGGTTTGGTGAAGGAGAACTTGGATTTAAAGGAACTGTGCCTGGTGCtcgaggaggagtgtgtgagccGGAGTGATTCCAGCCCGGGGGGGTCGACGGAGCTCAACCTTCCGTGCATGGTGGCCCGGGACCTGGGTGATGGGAGCTCCAGCACGGGGAGTGTGGGGAGTCCGGATCAGCTCCACCTGGTGTGCTCACCAGATGACTGA
- the fosl1a gene encoding fos-related antigen 1a isoform X2 has product MYRNYASLGRGTDQNFSDTSSGSGSSSTNVTGTTAAVTAQIQEKYSVAGSSQFVPTLNAITTNQDLQWLVQPSLLPTPGPFMAGPRRPYPLPPRPGSINLQPPHSNLRPGVIRAVTASGSSARRRNDEYLSPEEFERRRVRRERNKVAAAKCRNRRRELTDTLQTETDQLENEKSCLQKEIAELQKEKDKLELVLEAHRPICKVQDSDSDSDSNNLIPPLCGIKIEPVDSERPGPSREGKIQTKLVKPKPKIIIPPPPSTSAAGGSGMINMESESLHTPILISTPSLTPFTASMVFTYPSTSLDTSASATSQALSLPASHGTAQFSRNPEPCSIAHRRSSSSGDQSDQSLNSPTILTL; this is encoded by the exons ATGTATCGAAACTACGCGAGTCTTGGTAGAGGAACCGACCAGAACTTCTCGGATACCAGTTCTGGATCTGGATCGAGTTCTACTAACGTTACTGGTACCACCGCCGCTGTCACTGCCCAGATCCAAGAG AAGTATTCGGTGGCAGGATCCAGTCAGTTTGTTCCTACCCTCAATGCCATAACTACAAACCAAGATCTACAGTGGCTGGTCCAGCCATCCCTGTTACCCACGCCAGGTCCTTTCATGGCAGGTCCTCGTCGGCCTTACCCACTGCCACCAAGACCTGGTTCAATTAACCTTCAGCCACCCCACTCAAACCTCAGACCAGGGGTCATCAGAGCAGTAACAGCCTCTGGAAGTTCTGCGAGACGACGAAATGATGAATAT CTCTCTCCAGAAGAGTTTGAAAGACGCAGAGTCAGAAGGGAAAGAAACAAAGTGGCAGCTGCTAAATGTCGGAATCGGCGGCGAGAACTCACAGACACGCTACAGACC GAGACGGACCAGTTGGAAAATGAAAAGTCTTGTCTGCAGAAAGAGATTGCTGAGCTGCAGAAGGAGAAAGATAAACTCGAACTGGTTCTCGAGGCCCACCGACCTATCTGCAAAGTGCAGGACTCCGATTCGGACTCTGATTCTAATAACCTCATTCCTCCCCTATGTGGAATCAAAATTGAGCCAGTGGATTCCGAGCGCCCTGGACCTTCCAGAGAAGGCAAGATTCAAACCAAACTAGTGAAACCAAAACCTAAAATAATTattccacctccaccttcaaccTCAGCTGCGGGTGGAAGTGGAATGATCAATATGGAGTCTGAATCTCTCCATACTCCAATTCTCATCTCCACTCCTTCTCTGACTCCATTCACGGCTAGCATGGTTTTTACCTATCCCTCTACATCTCTTGATACCAGTGCTTCTGCCACGTCTCAAGCACTCAGCCTTCCTGCTTCTCATGGTACGGCCCAGTTCTCCCGAAATCCAGAACCATGTAGTATTGCCCATCGTCGTAGTAGCAGTAGTGGAGACCAGTCAGATCAATCTCTTAACTCACCAACAATCCTAACCCTTTGA
- the fosl1a gene encoding fos-related antigen 1a isoform X1: MYRNYASLGRGTDQNFSDTSSGSGSSSTNVTGTTAAVTAQIQEQKYSVAGSSQFVPTLNAITTNQDLQWLVQPSLLPTPGPFMAGPRRPYPLPPRPGSINLQPPHSNLRPGVIRAVTASGSSARRRNDEYLSPEEFERRRVRRERNKVAAAKCRNRRRELTDTLQTETDQLENEKSCLQKEIAELQKEKDKLELVLEAHRPICKVQDSDSDSDSNNLIPPLCGIKIEPVDSERPGPSREGKIQTKLVKPKPKIIIPPPPSTSAAGGSGMINMESESLHTPILISTPSLTPFTASMVFTYPSTSLDTSASATSQALSLPASHGTAQFSRNPEPCSIAHRRSSSSGDQSDQSLNSPTILTL; encoded by the exons ATGTATCGAAACTACGCGAGTCTTGGTAGAGGAACCGACCAGAACTTCTCGGATACCAGTTCTGGATCTGGATCGAGTTCTACTAACGTTACTGGTACCACCGCCGCTGTCACTGCCCAGATCCAAGAG CAGAAGTATTCGGTGGCAGGATCCAGTCAGTTTGTTCCTACCCTCAATGCCATAACTACAAACCAAGATCTACAGTGGCTGGTCCAGCCATCCCTGTTACCCACGCCAGGTCCTTTCATGGCAGGTCCTCGTCGGCCTTACCCACTGCCACCAAGACCTGGTTCAATTAACCTTCAGCCACCCCACTCAAACCTCAGACCAGGGGTCATCAGAGCAGTAACAGCCTCTGGAAGTTCTGCGAGACGACGAAATGATGAATAT CTCTCTCCAGAAGAGTTTGAAAGACGCAGAGTCAGAAGGGAAAGAAACAAAGTGGCAGCTGCTAAATGTCGGAATCGGCGGCGAGAACTCACAGACACGCTACAGACC GAGACGGACCAGTTGGAAAATGAAAAGTCTTGTCTGCAGAAAGAGATTGCTGAGCTGCAGAAGGAGAAAGATAAACTCGAACTGGTTCTCGAGGCCCACCGACCTATCTGCAAAGTGCAGGACTCCGATTCGGACTCTGATTCTAATAACCTCATTCCTCCCCTATGTGGAATCAAAATTGAGCCAGTGGATTCCGAGCGCCCTGGACCTTCCAGAGAAGGCAAGATTCAAACCAAACTAGTGAAACCAAAACCTAAAATAATTattccacctccaccttcaaccTCAGCTGCGGGTGGAAGTGGAATGATCAATATGGAGTCTGAATCTCTCCATACTCCAATTCTCATCTCCACTCCTTCTCTGACTCCATTCACGGCTAGCATGGTTTTTACCTATCCCTCTACATCTCTTGATACCAGTGCTTCTGCCACGTCTCAAGCACTCAGCCTTCCTGCTTCTCATGGTACGGCCCAGTTCTCCCGAAATCCAGAACCATGTAGTATTGCCCATCGTCGTAGTAGCAGTAGTGGAGACCAGTCAGATCAATCTCTTAACTCACCAACAATCCTAACCCTTTGA
- the fibpa gene encoding fibroblast growth factor (acidic) intracellular binding protein a isoform X2 — MSVELDVFVGNTTIMDKEVYQLWLNGYTVSDAVKVRMEGGVMEECEASADVLLSDTMDQFRTFQMCERLLQNPAKLANQLLFQIPPDRQAMLIERYYAFDDAFVREVLGKKLSKGTKKDLDDVSAKTGITLKSCRRQFDNFKRVFKVVEELKGPLVENIKQHFLLPDPLARDYAAIVFFANNRFETGKKKLQYLTFHDFAFCAGQLINNWTVGAVDNMVEDMDVDLDKEFLQDLKDLKILIADKDLLDQHKSLVCVALRGKTKVFNEMEANFKNLSRGLVNIAAKLTNPKDVRDFFIDLIEKFIEPCRSDRWTATDVNLYLTHYTNSAHILDSFKHQTVWTRYMGVIKSCILRMYHE; from the exons ATGTCAGTAGAGCTGGACGTGTTTGTgggtaacaccaccatcatggaCAAGGAGGTGTATCAGTTATGGCTGAATGGATATACAG TGAGCGATGCAGTAAAAGTGCGGATGGagggaggagtgatggaggagtgtgaggcaagtgctgatgtcctgctgagCGACACTATGGATCAGTTCCGAACCTTCCAGATGTGCGAGAGGCTTCTGCAAAATCCAGCAAAACTCGCTAACCAGCTCCTGTTCCAGATTCCACCAGATCGGCAAGCAATGCTGATCGAAAG ATATTATGCTTTTGACGATGCCTTTGTTCGCGAGGTCCTGGGAAAGAAACTGTCCAAAGGGACAAAAAAGGACCTCGATGATGTTAGTGCAAAGACTGGCATCACTCTGAAGAGTTGcaggaggcag TTTGACAACTTCAAGCGTGTTTTCAAAGTGGTGGAGGAACTCAAGGGCCCCCTGGTGGAAAACATAAAGCAACACTTCCTGCTCCCTGACCCGCTAGCGAG gGATTATGCTGCCATAGTGTTCTTTGCCAATAATCGTTTTGAGACAGGAAAAAAGAAGCTTCAGTATCTCACCTTCCATGACTTTGCCTTCTGTGCTGGACAGCTCATCAACAATTGGACAGTTGGAGCTGTGG ATAACATGGTGGAAGACATGGATGTGGACCTCGACAAAGAGTTCCTTCAAGACCTCAAAGATCTCAAAATTTTAATCGCAGATAAGGATCTTTTGGATCAGCACAAAAG TCTAGTATGCGTAGCTCTGCGGGGAAAAACCAAAGTTTTCAATGAAATGGAAGCCAATTTTAAG AATCTTTCCAGAGGCCTTGTCAATATTGCTGCCAAATTAACAAATCCAAAAGATGTCCGTGATTTCTTCATAGATCTTATAGAAAAG TTCATTGAGCCTTGCAGGTCAGACAGATGGACAGCTACAGACGTCAACCTCTACCTCACCCACTACACAAACTCAGCCCACATATTAGACAGCTTCAA GCACCAGACCGTCTGGACAAGGTACATGGGAGTGATCAAAAGCTGCATACTCAGAATGTATCACGAGTAA